DNA from Deltaproteobacteria bacterium:
GAAGACGCGCGAGTCGCTCCTCGCCATGGCGCACGAGCTGGTCCGGGTCTACGCCGCGCGCGAGGCGCACGGCCGGGCGCCCTACCGGGAGTCCGACGGTCTCTACGCCGAGTTCGCGGCGCGCTTCGCCTTCGAGGAGACCCCGGACCAGCAGCACGCGATCGACGACGTGCTCGCCGACCTCGGGCGCGAGAAGCCGATGGACCGCCTCATCTGCGGCGACGTCGGCTACGGCAAGACCGAGGTCGCGATGCGCGCTGCCTGGGTCGCCGTGCTCGGCGGCAAGCAGGTCGCCGTGCTGGTGCCGACCACGATCCTCGCCCAGCAGCACCTGGAGACCTTCCGCACCCGCTTCGCGGGCCATCCGGTCGGGGTCGAGATGCTCTCCCGCTTCCACTCCGCGGCCGAGAGCAAGCAGACGCTCGCCGGCCTCGCCGCGGGGCAGGTCGACGTCGTGATCGGCACGCACCGCCTGCTCCAGAAGGACGTCGCGTTCCGCGCCCTCGGGCTCCTCATCGTCGACGAGGAGCACCGCTTCGGGGTGAAGGCGAAGGAACGCATCCGCAGCCTGCGCCCGACCGTGGACGTCCTCACCCTCACCGCCACGCCGATCCCGCGCACGCTCAACATGGCGCTCTCGGGCATCCGCGATCTCTCCGTCATCGAGACGCCGCCCGTCGATCGCCTCGCGATCCGCACCTACGTCACGCGCTATGACGAGGCGGTCATCCGCGACGCCGTCCTGCGCGAGCTCGGGCGCGGGGGCCAGGTCTTCTTCGTGCACAACCGGGTCGAGAACATCGACGCCATGGCCCGGCGGCTGGCGGAGGTCGTGCCCGAGGCGCGCATTGCGGTGGCGCATGGGCAGATGGCCGAGCGCGGGCTCGAGCGCACCATGCTCGACTTCATGCACGGGAAGACGAACCTGCTGGTCAGCTCGGCGATCATCGAGTCCGGGCTCGACATCCCGACCGCCAACACCATGATCGTGAACCGCGCCGACACCTTCGGCCTGGCCCAGCTCTACCAGCTGCGCGGCCGGATCGGCCGCTCGCACCATCGCGCCTACGCCTATCTGTTGATACCGGGCGAGCACCTGATCACGCCCGAGGCACAGAAGCGGCTCCGCGTCCTGCAGGAGCTCGACGACCTGGGCGGAGGCTTCCGCCTCGCGGCCCACGACCTCGAGATCCGGGGCGCCGGGAACCTGCTCGGCAAGCAGCAGTCGGGGCACATCGCGGCGGTCGGCCTCGAGCTCTACACCCACCTGCTCGAGCAGGCGGTGCGCGAGCTGCGCGGCACGCCGGCCGAGACGGAGGTCGAGCCCGAAGTCCAGCTCGGCATCCCGGCCTTCATCCCCGAGACATACATCGCCGACGTGAGCCAGCGCCTGGTGGTCTACAAGCGCCTGGCGGGCATCCGCGGCGTGCGCGACGTGGAGGAGATCGCGGCCGAACTCGCCGATCGCTACGGGCCGACCCCGCCCCAGGCGGACACCCTGCTCCGGCTGATGGAGCTTCGCCGCTGGCTCAAGGACCTGCGCATCGTCCGTGCGCGTCGGCGCGGCGAGGGCGTGGTGCTCGAGTTCGATCCCGGGACGCCGCTCAGCCCCGAGGGCGTGCTCGCCTTCGTGCGCGGCAGCAAGGGACGCGCGCGCATGGCGGGCGGCTCGGTGCTGGAGATCCGGCCCGCGGCGACGGATCATGACGGCATGATCGCCGAGCTGCGCGCACACTTGCAGAGGCTCTCCGCCACATGATACGCCGCCGCGCGATGCCTCGCGGGGTGCGCGTGGCGGCACTCGTCGTCCCGGCTCTGCTGGCGGGCGCGGCGCGCGCGGAGATCGCGAATCGCATCGTCGCCACCATCGACGGCGAGCCGATCACGGCGCACGAGGTGCGGCGCTACGCCAAGGAGCGCAACGCCGAGAGCACGCCCGCCGCGCGGGTGCTGGAGGCCCTCATCACCGACAAGCTCCTCGAGAAGGAGATCAAGGCGCTGGGCATCACCGCCCGCGACGACGAGATCGACCGCTACATCGAGGAGATCGAGCAGCGCAACGGGATGGACCGGGAGCGCTTCAAAGCTGCGCTGGAGGCGCAGGGGCTCACCCTCGAGGCCTACCGCGCGCGCGTCAAGAGCGAGCTCGAGAAGGCGGCGCTCGTCAACCGCGAGATCCGGAGCCACGTGAACGTCTCGCCCGAGGAGGTCCGCCGCTACTACGAGGCTCACCTCGACGACTACGCGACCGTCGAGCGCGTCAAGGTGCGCGACATCTTCCTCGCCATCGAGGACCCGGTCGAAGAGGCCTCGGTGGCGCACGCGCGGGCCAAGGCGATCGAGGTGCGGTCGCTCGCCCAGGAGGGGCAGGACTTCGCGGCGCTCGCCGAGCAGTTCTCGGAGGGCCCCGGGGCCCGCAGGGGCGGCGCGCTCGGCACCTTCGGCCGCGGCGAGATGGAGCACGACCTCGAGCAGGCGGCCTTCGCGCTCGAGGCGGGCAAGGTGAGCGAGCCGGTGCGCGCCGGGGGCGGCTTCCACCTCCTGCGCGTCGACCAGCGCATCGGCGCGGGCCACAAGCCCGTCGACGAGGTGCAGGAGGAGATCCGCGACACGCTGTACAACCAGGCGCTCGAGGAGCGGTTCCAGAACTGGCTCTCGCACGACCTGCGCGAGCGTCACCACGTGGAGGTCCTCGACTGAATCCCGCCATCTTCCGCGAGTACGACATCCGCGGCGTCGCCGAGAAGGACTTCGACGCCGACTTCGCGCGCCGCCTGGGCCAGACCTTCGGCACGCTCGCCGCCGAGGCGGGCCGGCGCGTGGTCTCGGTCGGCCGCGACTGCCGCCTCACCTCCGATCGCTACGCGGCCGCCGTCGTCGCGGGTATCGCGTCGGCCGGCCTCCGCGTGCTCGACATCGGCGTCTGCCCCACACCCCTCATGTACTTCTCGCTCTTCCACTGGGACCTGGACGGCGGCATCCAGGTGACCGGCAGCCACAACCCGCCCGACTACAACGGCTTCAAGATCTGCCTCGGCAAGGACGCCCTGCACGGGGAGCAGATCCAGGACCTGCGCCGGCACCTCGAGGCCGGCAGGTTCGAGACGGGCAAGGGGACGATCGAGAACCGCCCCGTCCTCCCCGTCTACCAGGACGACATCGCCGCGCGGGTAGGACGCCTCGCGCGCGCGATCGACGTCGTGGTCGACGCCGGCAACGGGACGGCGGGCCCGGTCGCGCCGGGCATCTACCGCCGCCTCGGGGCACGCGTGCGCGAGCTGTTCTGCGACCCGGACGGCCGCTTCCCGAACCATCACCCCGATCCGACCGTCGCCGACAACATGCGCGACCTGATCCGCTCCGTCGCCGAGACGGGAGCGGAGCTCGGCATCGCCTTCGACGGCGACGCCGACCGCATCGGCGTCGTGGACGCGAACGGGCGCATCGTCTGGGGCGACGAGCTCCTCGTGGTCTTCGGACGCGACCTGCTCGCGCGCAATCCGGGCGCGGTGATCGTTTCCGAGGTGAAGTGCTCACAGCGCCTCTACGACGACATCGGCAGGCACGGCGGGCGCGCCATCATGTGGAAGGCCGGCCACTCGCTACTCAAGGCCAAGATGCGCGAAACCGGCGCTCTGCTCGGCGGCGAGATGAGCGGGCACATCTTCTTCAAGGAGAAGTACTTCGGCTACGACGACGCCATCTACGCCGGCGCGCGCCTCCTCGACATCGTCGCCCGCACCGGGAAGCGGGTGGACCAGCTCCTCGCCGACCTGCCGCCGTCACACACCACGCCCGAGATCCGCGTCGACTGCCCCGACGACTTGAAGTTCGCGGTGGCCGAGCGCGTGCGGGACCGCTTCCGGGCCGCCGGCCGCGAGATCATCGACGTGGACGGCGTGCGCGTGCGCTTCCCCCACGGCTGGGGCCTCGTGCGCGCGTCGAACACGCAGCCGGTGCTGGTGCTGCGCTTCGAGGCGGATACGCCGGAGCAGCTCGCCGAGTATCGGCGCGTCGTCGAGCGCGAAGTGGCGGAGGCCCGCCGCGCCCTCGGGGCATGATCGACTCGAGCCCCGGCTGCTCCGGCGGGGTCCCCACGGGGCCGGCAGGCCCGGCGGGGTGCCTCATCGTGCGCGGGGCCCGCGCCCACAACTTGAAGAGCATCGACGTCGAGATCCCGCGCGACCGGCTGGTCGTGATCACCGGGCTCTCGGGCTCGGGCAAATCGTCGCTCGCCTTCGACACGCTCTACGCCGAGGGGCAGCGCCGCTACGTGGAGTCCCTCTCCGCCTACGCGCGCCAGTTTCTCGAACAGATGGAGAAGCCCGACTGCGACGCCATCGAGGGCCTCTCGCCCGCGATCGCGATCGAGGCGAAGGGGACGGGCCGGAACCCGCGCTCGACGGTCGGCACGGTGACCGAGATCGCCGACTACCTGCGCCTCCTCTACGCCCGCGTCGGCCACCCGATCTGCTACTCCTGCGGGCGCGAGATCGCGGCGCAGACGGTCGAGCAGGTGGTGGACCGGCTGGCGGCGCTCCCGGCGGACACGCGGCTGTTCGTCTACGCGCCCTTCGTCCGCGACCGCAAGGGCGAGCACCGCCGGGAGCTGGACGAGCTCCGCCGCGGCGGCTTCGTGCGCGTGCGCGTCGACGGCGAGCTGCGCGAGCTCGGCGAGGACATCGCGCTCGCGCGGACGGTGCGGCACACTATCGAGGTGCTCGTCGATCGCCTGGTCGTGCGTCCGGGCGTCGAGACGCGCCTCGCGGACTCGCTCGCGGTCGCCTTCCGGCACGGCGACGGCACGGCGCTCGTCGAATCCGTGGAGCCCGGCACGGAGGCGCCGCGCCCGCTCTTCTTCAGCGAGCGGCACGCCTGCCCGACGTGCGGGGTCTCGTACCCGGAGCTCGCGCCGCGCTTCTTCTCCTTCAACAGCCCGCATGGCGCCTGCCCGGCGTGCGGCGGGCTCGGGGTCGAGCGCCGCTTCGACCCGGCGCTCATCGTGCCGAGGCCGGAGGCGCCGCTCCCGGCTGCGCTCTCCTCCGCCGTGCTGCGCGCCCTGCCGCGGCTCGAGGCGGTGCTCGCGGGCCTCGCGGCGCAGTACCGCTTCCGGCTCGCGACGCCGTTCAGGGATCTGCCGGCGACCGTGCGGGCCGTCCTGCTCGAGGGCTCGGGGGAGCAGGAGGTCGAGTTCGAGCACGGCGGCCGCAACGTCCGCCGGCCGTTCGCGGGGCTCCTGGCGCTCCTCCGGCGCCGCCAGCAGGAGACGCGCTCCGCCTGGCTCAGGGAGGAGCTGGAAGGTCTGGTGAGCGACCGGCGATGCACGGCCTGCGAGGGCACGCGACTCCGTCGCGAGGCGCGCTTCGTGCGCGTCGGGGGGCGGAGCATCGTCGAGGTGTCGGCCCTTCCCATCGGCGACGCGCTCGGCTTCCTCCGCGGCCTCGAGCTCTCGCCCGCCGAGCGCGAGATCGCGCGCCCCGTCGTGAAGGAGATCCTGGCGCGCCTTGGCTTCCTCGTCGACGTCGGGCTCGACTACCTGGCGCTCGACCGCGGCGCGGCGACGCTCTCGGGCGGCGAGGGGCAGCGTATCCGGCTCGCGACGCAGATCGGCTCGAAGCTGGTCGGCGTGCTCTACATCCTGGACGAGCCGTCGATCGGCCTCCACCAGCGCGACAACGCGCGACTCCTCGCCACCCTCCGCCAGCTCCGCGACCTCGGCAACACGGTGGTCGTGGTGGAGCACGACCGCGACACGATCCTCGCCGCCGACCACGTGATCGACATGGGACCGGGCGCCGGCGTGCACGGCGGCCGGGTGGTGTCGGCGGGGCCGCCGGCGGCGATCATGGCGGACCCCGCCTCGCTCACCGGGCGCTATCTGGCCGGCGCCGAGGAGGTGCCGGTGCCGCGCCGGCGCCGGCGCGGCACCGGCTGGACGATCGGCGTGCGCGGCGCGCGCGCCAACAACCTGCGCGGCATCGACGTGGACGTTCCGCTCGGCACGATGACCTGCGTCACGGGCGTGTCGGGCTCGGGGAAGTCGAGCCTGGTGGTGGACACGATCTACCCCGCGCTCGCGAAGCGCCTCGGCGGCGGGCGCCAGGAGCCCGGCGCGCACGCCGAGCTCAGCGGCTGGCAGATGCTCGACAAGGTGATCGAGATCGACCAGGCGCCGATCGGGCGGAGCCCGCGCTCGAACCCCGCTACCTACACCGGCGCCTTCGGCCCCATCCGCGAGCTCTTCGCTCAGCTCCCGGAGGCCCGGACGCGCGGCTACGGGCCCGGTCGCTTCTCCTTCAACGTGAAGGGCGGCCGCTGCGAGGCGTGCGCCGGGGACGGGCTCATCGCCATCGAGATGCACTTCCTCCCCGACGTGTTCGTCACCTGCGAGGTGTGCGGCGGCCGGCGCTACAACCGCGAGACGCTCGAGGTGCGCTTCAAGGGACGGAGCATCGCCGACGTGCTCGATCTGAGCGTGGCCGAGGCGCTCGACTTCCTGGGCTCGGTGCCGGCCGCCCGCCAGCGGCTGGAGGCGCTGCGCGAGGTCGGGCTCGAGTACATCCGGCTCGGCCAGCCCGCGACCACGCTCTCGGGCGGCGAGGCGCAGCGCGTCAAGCTCGCCCGGGAGCTCGCCCGCCGCGCCACCGGCCGCACCCTCTACGTGCTCGACGAGCCGACCACGGGTCTCCACTTCGACGACGTGCGGCGGCTCCTCCAGGTGCTCGGGCGGCTGGTCGACGCGGGCAACACGGTCCTCCTGATCGAACACAACCTGGACGTCGTGAAGAGCGCCGACTACGTGATCGACCTGGGCCCCGAGGGCGGGGCCCAGGGCGGCCGCCTGGTGGCGGCCGGTACCCCGGAGGAGATCGCCGCGAGCCCGGCGTCCCACACAGGGGCCTTCCTGCGCGAGATATTTCGCCCCGACCACACCGTGCCGCCGCGGGCGCTCTCAGAACAGCGTCTCTGAAAGTGGCGCAGACACAGGGGCTGGGTTGACAGGCCAGGAACAGCCAATATAGTGGATTCATCCGGTCCGGATTGTCGGCTAATCGGAGAGGAATCCCGCATGAACGGTAAGGGAATCTACATGGACAACCACGCCACGACCCCGCTCGATCCGCGGGTGCTCGAGGCGATGATCCCCTATCTCACCGAGACCTTCGGCAACGCGGCCAGCCGGAGCCACGGCTACGGCTGGGAGGCCGAGAAGGCGGCCGAGACGGGGCGCGAGCGGATCGCCCGCCTGATCAACGCCAAGGCGAAGGAGATCATCTTCACCAGCGGCGCCACCGAGTCCGACAACCTCGCCATCAAAGGGGTGGTCGAGTTCTACAAGGACAAGGGCAACCACGTCATCACCGCCGCGACCGAGCACAAGGCGGTCCTCGACACCTGTAAGGCCCTCGAGCGGAAGGGCCTCGCGGCGGTCACCTACCTCCCGGTCGACGAGTACGGGCTTGTCGACCCGGACGACGTCCGGCGAGCGATCACCGACAAGACCGTGCTGGTCTCGATCATGTTCGCGAACAACGAGATCGGCACGATCAACCCGATCGCCGAGATCGGCAGGGTGGCGCACGAGAAGGGCGTCCTCTTCCACAGCGATGCGACCCAGGGGGTCGGCAAGCTCCCGGTCGACGTGGAGGCGATGAACATCGACCTCCTCTCCATGTCGGCGCACAAGATGTACGGGCCGAAGGGCATCGGCGCGCTCTACGTGCGTGCGAAGGCCCCGCGCGTGCGGCTGACGCCCATCATCGACGGCGGCGGCCACGAGCGCGGCTTCCGCTCCGGGACGCTCAACGTGCCGGGCATCGTCGGCTTCGGAAAGGCGTGCGACCTCTGCCGCGAGGGCATGGCGGACGAGGCGCAGCGTCTGCTCGGGCTGCGCGAGCGGCTCCGCGAGGGGCTCTTCTCGCAGCTCGACGAGATCTTCCTGAACGGGCACCCGGTCCACCGCCTGCCCGGCAACCTGAACGTGAGCTTCGCCTACGTCGAGGGTGAGTCGCTGCTCATGGGGCTCAACGGCTCGACCCATCCCATCGCGGTCGCCGAGACCGAGCCGCCGATCGCCGTCTCCTCGGGCTCGGCCTGCACCTCGGCGACGCTCGAGCCGTCCTACGTGCTGAAGGCCCTCGGGGTGGGCGACGAGCTGGCGCACACCTCGATCCGCTTCGGCCTGGGGCGCTTCAACACGGCGGAGGAGGTCGACTACGTGGTGGAGCGCGTCGTTCACGAGGTGCGGCGGCTGCGCGAGCTCTCGCCGCTCTACGAGATGGCGAAGGAAGGCATCGATCTCAAGTCCGTCGAGTGGCAACGCTCCTGAAGGAGGGCAGCAGCATGGCATACAGCGACAAAGTCATCGATCATTACTCCAATCCCCGCAATGTCGGCTCGTTTCCCAAGGGTGAGGAAAACGTCGGCACCGGCGTGGTCGGCGCGCCCGAGTGCGGCGACGTGATGAAGCTCCAGCTGAAGATCAACGACGACGGCATCGTCGAGGACGCGCGCTTCAAGACCTTCGGCTGTGGCAGCGCGATCGCGAGCTCGAGCTACGTGACCGAGCTGGTGAAGGGCAAGACGGTGGACGAGGTGCTGCAGATCAAGAACACCCACATCGTGCAGGAGCTCTCGCTCCCGCCGGTCAAGATACACTGCTCGGTGCTGGCCGAGGACGGCATCAAGGCCGCGATCGCGGACTGGAAGAAGAAGCGCGAGCAGACGAAGCCGGAGGCCGCGCAGGCGAGCTGACCCGATGATCTCGATGACCGACCAGGCGGCGCGCAAGATCCAGGCCCTCATCGCCGAGAAGGGGCTCCCCGGCGGCGGGCTGCGCGTCAAGGTGGTGGGCGGCGGGTGCTCCGGCCTCACCTACAAGATGGACGTCGACCAGCCGCGCGAGGGCGACAAGGTGTTCGAGCACGACGGCGCCAGGCTGGTCGTCGATCGCAAGAGCTTTCTCTACTTGAAGGGTACCGAGCTGGACTACAAGGAAGAGCTGATGGCCTCGGGCTTCAATCTGCGCAACCCGAACGTGAAGCGCACCTGCGGCTGCGGCTCTTCGTTCGTCGTCTGATCGGGCGATGCTTCTCGGGAACGATGCAGGCAGCAGAGGCGACACGACGCGAATGCTGGAAATGCCACGCGGAGAGCGGCGCGGCGCTCGTATGCCCGCGCTGCGCGGCGGTCCAGCGCCTGCCGGCGGACGCTGACCTCTTCGCGGTCCTTGGCCTGCCGCGCCAGCTCGCGCTCGACCTGCCCGACCTGGAGCGGCGCTACCATGCCGCCTCGCGCACGGTCCACCCCGACCGCTTCCAGACCGCGGGCCCCCGCGAGCGCGAGTTCTCGCTGGCAGCGAGCGCGGCGGTGAACCGCGCCTACCGCACGCTCCGCGACCCCGTGGCGCGGGGCCGCTACTGGCTCGAGCTGCACGGCGCGCGGCTCGGTGACGGCGGCCCGCAGGTGCCCCCGGCGATCGCGGCCGAGGTGTTCGAGACACAGGAGAAGCTCGAGGAGCTGCGCGCCGCGGCCAGCCCCGAGCGGCGCCGGGAGGTCGAGGCGCTGCGCGACGGCTTCACGGGCCGCCTGGGCGTGCTCCGTGACGAGCTCTGCGCCCTCTACGCCTCGGCCAACGGGGGCGCGCCGTCGCTCGACGAGCTCAAGTGCCGGCTCTCCGAGATCGCCTACCTGCGCACGCTGCTCGGCGACATCGAAGACGCGATGGGAGAAGGACTCCGTGGGACCGATCATCGGCATTGATCTCGGCACGACGAACAGCCTGGTTGCCGTGCTCGAGGAGGGCGGGGCACGGGTGCTGCCCGACCCGGAGACGGGGGCGGCACTGCTGCCCTCGGCGGTCGCCTTCCTGCCCGGCGGCGAGGTGATCGTAGGCGCGCGCGCCAAGGCGCTCGCTGGCGAGCGGCCGCTGGATACGATCCTCTCGGTCAAGCGCTTCATGGGCCTCGGCCTCGAGCACGTGAGCGCCGCGGACCGCCGACGCTACCGCTTCACGGAGCCCCGCCAGGGTGCGTATGACCCCGTGCGCTTCGTGGTCGAGGGCCGCCAGGTGACGCCGCCGGAGGTCTCGGCCCACGTCCTGCGCGAGCTCAAGCGCTGGGCCGAGGCGGCGCTCGGCGAGACGGTCAGCCAGGCGGTGATCACCGTACCGGCCTACTTCAACGACAGCCAGCGCCAGGCGACCCGCGATGCGGGGCGGCTCGCCGGCCTCGAGGTGCTGCGCCTGGTGAACGAGCCCACCGCCGCTTCACTCGCATACGGCCTCGACAAGCAGGACGAGGGCGTGATCGCGGTCTACGACCTGGGCGGCGGCACCTTCGACATCTCGATCCTGCGCCTGCGCGCCGGGGTGTTCGAGGTGCTGGCGACGAGCGGCGACACGCGGCTCGGGGGCGACGACTTCGACGAGCGTCTGGCCGAGCTCGTGCTGGCCGAGCTGCCCGAGGCGGAGCGCTGCCGCGCCGACGTGCGCGCCCGGGCGCGGGCGGCGGCCGAGCGCGCCAAGCGTGCGCTCAGCGACGCCGAGCGCGCGGAGATCGTGCTCGGCCCCGTCCGCCGAGCGGTCACGCGTGCGGAGCTCGAGACGCTGGTGAAGGATCTGGTCGAGCGCACCGCCGGCCCGTGCCGCCAGGCGCTCCGGGACGCCGGGCTCCGGCCCGAGGACATCGGCAGCGTCGTCGCCGTCGGTGGCTCGACGCGCATGCCCCTCGTGCGCCGCCAGATGGAGGCCGTCTTCGGCCGGCCGCCGCTCACCGACCTCGACCCCGATCGGGTGGTGGCGCTCGGCGCCGGCATCCAGGCGGGCATCCTCTCCGGCGGGCGGCGCGACATGCTCCTCCTCGACGTGGTGCCGCTCTCGCTCGGCATCGAGACCATGGGCGGTGTCTTCACGCGCCTGGTGGACCGCAACACGACCATCCCGACCAGCGTCAAGGAGACCTTCACCACCGCGGTCGACAACCAGACGGCGGTCGACATCCACGTCCTGCAGGGCGAGCGGGAGCTGGCCAGCGACAACCGGAGCCTCGCCCGCTTCAAGATCCCGATCTGCCCGCTGCCCGCCGGCGTGCCGCGCCTCGAGGTCACCTTCCTGATCGACGCCAACGGCATCCTCTCCGTCACCGCCGCCGACCTCCGCACCGGGCACGAGCGCTCGGTCGAGGTGAAGCCGTCCTACGGCCTCGACGAGACGGAGATCGAGCGCATGCTGGAGGAGTCGATCGACCACGCGGAGGAGGACGTGCGCCAGCGGCAGGTGCGCGAGGCGCGCGTCGAGGCCGACATGATCCTGCACGCAACGCGCGACTCGCTGGCGCGCGAGGCACGGCTGCTCGCGGACGGCGAGTGGGAGCGTATCCGCGCGGCGGTCGCGGCGCTCGAGCAGGCCCGTGCAGGCGAGGACTACCTCGCCATCCGCGACGCGGTCGAGACGCTCAGCAAGGAGACCGAGCCCTTCGCCCGCCGCATCATGGACCGCTCGCTGACCGAGGCGCTGGCCAACCGGCGCCTGGCGGAGCTCTGAGATGGCGCTCACCTGGGAGGACGCGGAGGACATCGCCGCCGAGCTGGTGGAGGCGCATCCGGACGTCGATCCGCTCACCGTGCGCTTCACCGACTTGCGGAAGTGGGTGATCGCGCTGCCCGATTTCGCGGACGATCCGATGGCGTCCAGCGAGGGCAAGCTCGAGCGCATCCAGATGGCGTGGGTGGCGGAGAGGGAGTCTTGAAGGAGGCCCCATGGCGATCATGCAGGTGAGCCGGAAGATCGACTACGCGCTGCGCGCGGTGATCCACCTGGCGAACGAAGAGGCCAGCGCGCGCGCCTGCTCGCTCGGCGAGATCGCGGAGCGCGAGCGGGTGCCCCGGCAGTTCCTCGAGAAGATCGTCCAGGAGCTGATCCACAAGGGGCTGGTGCGCTCCCGCCGCGGGCCGCACGGCGGCTACGTCCTCGCCCGTCCGGCCGAGCAGATGACCTTCCGCGACGTGATCGAGGCGGTGGAGGGGCCCATCTCGCTCAACGTGTGTACGAGCGAGCCTGCGGACTGCTCGCTGCTTGGCACCTGCGGTATGGAGCGGGTATGGCGCGAGGGGCAGCGCCGTGTCATGGATCTCTTCGAAAAG
Protein-coding regions in this window:
- a CDS encoding phosphomannomutase/phosphoglucomutase; this encodes MNPAIFREYDIRGVAEKDFDADFARRLGQTFGTLAAEAGRRVVSVGRDCRLTSDRYAAAVVAGIASAGLRVLDIGVCPTPLMYFSLFHWDLDGGIQVTGSHNPPDYNGFKICLGKDALHGEQIQDLRRHLEAGRFETGKGTIENRPVLPVYQDDIAARVGRLARAIDVVVDAGNGTAGPVAPGIYRRLGARVRELFCDPDGRFPNHHPDPTVADNMRDLIRSVAETGAELGIAFDGDADRIGVVDANGRIVWGDELLVVFGRDLLARNPGAVIVSEVKCSQRLYDDIGRHGGRAIMWKAGHSLLKAKMRETGALLGGEMSGHIFFKEKYFGYDDAIYAGARLLDIVARTGKRVDQLLADLPPSHTTPEIRVDCPDDLKFAVAERVRDRFRAAGREIIDVDGVRVRFPHGWGLVRASNTQPVLVLRFEADTPEQLAEYRRVVEREVAEARRALGA
- the uvrA gene encoding excinuclease ABC subunit UvrA; this encodes MIDSSPGCSGGVPTGPAGPAGCLIVRGARAHNLKSIDVEIPRDRLVVITGLSGSGKSSLAFDTLYAEGQRRYVESLSAYARQFLEQMEKPDCDAIEGLSPAIAIEAKGTGRNPRSTVGTVTEIADYLRLLYARVGHPICYSCGREIAAQTVEQVVDRLAALPADTRLFVYAPFVRDRKGEHRRELDELRRGGFVRVRVDGELRELGEDIALARTVRHTIEVLVDRLVVRPGVETRLADSLAVAFRHGDGTALVESVEPGTEAPRPLFFSERHACPTCGVSYPELAPRFFSFNSPHGACPACGGLGVERRFDPALIVPRPEAPLPAALSSAVLRALPRLEAVLAGLAAQYRFRLATPFRDLPATVRAVLLEGSGEQEVEFEHGGRNVRRPFAGLLALLRRRQQETRSAWLREELEGLVSDRRCTACEGTRLRREARFVRVGGRSIVEVSALPIGDALGFLRGLELSPAEREIARPVVKEILARLGFLVDVGLDYLALDRGAATLSGGEGQRIRLATQIGSKLVGVLYILDEPSIGLHQRDNARLLATLRQLRDLGNTVVVVEHDRDTILAADHVIDMGPGAGVHGGRVVSAGPPAAIMADPASLTGRYLAGAEEVPVPRRRRRGTGWTIGVRGARANNLRGIDVDVPLGTMTCVTGVSGSGKSSLVVDTIYPALAKRLGGGRQEPGAHAELSGWQMLDKVIEIDQAPIGRSPRSNPATYTGAFGPIRELFAQLPEARTRGYGPGRFSFNVKGGRCEACAGDGLIAIEMHFLPDVFVTCEVCGGRRYNRETLEVRFKGRSIADVLDLSVAEALDFLGSVPAARQRLEALREVGLEYIRLGQPATTLSGGEAQRVKLARELARRATGRTLYVLDEPTTGLHFDDVRRLLQVLGRLVDAGNTVLLIEHNLDVVKSADYVIDLGPEGGAQGGRLVAAGTPEEIAASPASHTGAFLREIFRPDHTVPPRALSEQRL
- the mfd gene encoding transcription-repair coupling factor: MQTSLTDLVGRMAERLDAEPAGRVRVGGLRGSAPALCLARLLERRPRPVVVTCASGGEAEAFAADLRFFLGEPPGAGPLGRRVHHLPAREVPPFEALSPAREAVAARLEGFYHLVHTPAPIVVTSAEAWIERCLPRATFAGAVTYVVAGEPLTPDGLAAGLVEWGYHRVPLVQDPGDLAVRGGLLDAFPAGYERPVRLEFAGDTVESIRAFDPSSQRSLERVEDVLLLPIRELGLSRLGAAAARLVDARAAELGLARQERRDLVEAVRSQLVLPGTEQLLPYLYEEPGTLADYLPAGTLLWMQGAGAVEAAVETAWVQIEAHAAEAVREARFHPPPERLYLPAAAWRALLGGRPRVEVEGLEVLDGDALQATTYATEGLALRTAPGAEGPLGAVAARLGDWQREDVRPVLVATTESQRDRMVALLAGHGLSLTPTRAAFPQALSAPGRAVLALVGELTRGVWLPADRLALATEAEILGERRQVRRGPRARPADFLSTLAELKPNDYVVHVDHGIGVYRGLRHMQVADTEGDYLHLEYAGGDRLYLPVDRINLVQRYVSADSAAPPLDKLGGTSWERVKAKTRESLLAMAHELVRVYAAREAHGRAPYRESDGLYAEFAARFAFEETPDQQHAIDDVLADLGREKPMDRLICGDVGYGKTEVAMRAAWVAVLGGKQVAVLVPTTILAQQHLETFRTRFAGHPVGVEMLSRFHSAAESKQTLAGLAAGQVDVVIGTHRLLQKDVAFRALGLLIVDEEHRFGVKAKERIRSLRPTVDVLTLTATPIPRTLNMALSGIRDLSVIETPPVDRLAIRTYVTRYDEAVIRDAVLRELGRGGQVFFVHNRVENIDAMARRLAEVVPEARIAVAHGQMAERGLERTMLDFMHGKTNLLVSSAIIESGLDIPTANTMIVNRADTFGLAQLYQLRGRIGRSHHRAYAYLLIPGEHLITPEAQKRLRVLQELDDLGGGFRLAAHDLEIRGAGNLLGKQQSGHIAAVGLELYTHLLEQAVRELRGTPAETEVEPEVQLGIPAFIPETYIADVSQRLVVYKRLAGIRGVRDVEEIAAELADRYGPTPPQADTLLRLMELRRWLKDLRIVRARRRGEGVVLEFDPGTPLSPEGVLAFVRGSKGRARMAGGSVLEIRPAATDHDGMIAELRAHLQRLSAT
- the iscU gene encoding Fe-S cluster assembly scaffold IscU codes for the protein MAYSDKVIDHYSNPRNVGSFPKGEENVGTGVVGAPECGDVMKLQLKINDDGIVEDARFKTFGCGSAIASSSYVTELVKGKTVDEVLQIKNTHIVQELSLPPVKIHCSVLAEDGIKAAIADWKKKREQTKPEAAQAS
- a CDS encoding iron-sulfur cluster assembly accessory protein — protein: MISMTDQAARKIQALIAEKGLPGGGLRVKVVGGGCSGLTYKMDVDQPREGDKVFEHDGARLVVDRKSFLYLKGTELDYKEELMASGFNLRNPNVKRTCGCGSSFVV
- a CDS encoding IscS subfamily cysteine desulfurase, which codes for MNGKGIYMDNHATTPLDPRVLEAMIPYLTETFGNAASRSHGYGWEAEKAAETGRERIARLINAKAKEIIFTSGATESDNLAIKGVVEFYKDKGNHVITAATEHKAVLDTCKALERKGLAAVTYLPVDEYGLVDPDDVRRAITDKTVLVSIMFANNEIGTINPIAEIGRVAHEKGVLFHSDATQGVGKLPVDVEAMNIDLLSMSAHKMYGPKGIGALYVRAKAPRVRLTPIIDGGGHERGFRSGTLNVPGIVGFGKACDLCREGMADEAQRLLGLRERLREGLFSQLDEIFLNGHPVHRLPGNLNVSFAYVEGESLLMGLNGSTHPIAVAETEPPIAVSSGSACTSATLEPSYVLKALGVGDELAHTSIRFGLGRFNTAEEVDYVVERVVHEVRRLRELSPLYEMAKEGIDLKSVEWQRS